A genomic region of Oryza glaberrima chromosome 1, OglaRS2, whole genome shotgun sequence contains the following coding sequences:
- the LOC127765527 gene encoding uncharacterized protein LOC127765527, producing the protein MTKPVIIVGAFLSILLYASPFVVYWSSGSNYDVIRSFYTKFDLLSIALSIISWLMFSLCQRHGVDGKTVGWAPIIVYSIGLVLYCVLLVMRFCPDGTVNDKICHTTIALLLGITLLLLLFDMFEPIKREQKTAKVLSGLAALMQLTSEALPYAGMRALCCAVPAPAPVIVDLPQASSQAPVVVDPPQAPAQAPVIKNRRKLTIFVRAVDAGVTLFWAVYCAYNYDHSFFWFANVTSAVLSWGSAYVYISWALRPVAGHQAQEGDAEQ; encoded by the exons ATGACCAAGCCAGTCATCATTGTTG GTGCCTTCTTGTCAATACTATTGTACGCATCCCCTTTTGTGGTCTACtggagcagcggcagcaacTATGACGTTATCAGATCGTTCTATACCAAGTTCGATCTTCTCTCTATTGCACTCTCCATAATTTCTTGGCTGATGTTTTCCCTTTGTCAACGCCATGGAGTTGATGGAAAAACAGTTGGTTGGGCTCCTATAATTGTCTACTCGATCGGCCTTGTCTTATATTGTGTTCTTCTGGTGATGAGGTTTTGCCCAGATGGAACCGTAAATGATAAG ATATGCCACACTACTATAGCACTGCTACTGGGCATCACTCTCCTGTTGCTGCTATTTGATATGTTTGAACCCATCAAGAGGGAGCAGAAAACAGCTAAGGTGCTTTCAGGACTGGCCGCATTAATGCAGTTGACATCAGAAGCTCTACCTTATGCAGGCATG CGTGCTCTGTGCTGCGCAGTTCCTGCACCTGCCCCAGTGATTGTTGATCTGCCCCAGGCATCTTCTCAAGCCCCTGTGGTTGTTGATCCGCCCCAGGCACCTGCTCAAGCTCCAGTGATCAAAAACAGAAGAAAGCTTACTATATTCGTACGTGCAGTGGATGCGGGTGTAACTCTCTTCTGGGCTGTCTATTGTGCCTACAATTATGATCACAGTTTTTTCTGG TTTGCCAACGTTACATCTGCGGTCTTGTCCTGGGGGAGCGCTTACGTCTACATATCCTGGGCGCTAAGGCCTGTGGCAGGGCACCAGGCGCAAGAGGGGGATGCAGAGCAGTAG
- the LOC127760773 gene encoding uncharacterized protein LOC127760773 — translation MEQQKQGLPGVNLAVGVVIFGILAFLLLAVVLMAPIINGPPDPNISIRLVGVEGLDPRLPAPVPPVFDLAVDVAGVSPRYHACGGGGGSKLRVSYHDIVLASALVPSFCIDGKLLEGGSAAGVVVVKARGGVDGANAMIRGDLRNLIWTERHVLGKVNFDVSGNLGKESGLGDLSFRVSSIEGA, via the coding sequence ATGGAGCAGCAGAAACAAGGGTTGCCGGGGGTCAACCTTGCTGTCGGCGTGGTGATCTTTGGAATACTAGCGTTCCTCCTCTTGGCAGTTGTACTAATGGCGCCAATCATCAACGGGCCACCGGATCCTAACATCTCCATCCGGCTCGTAGGTGTCGAGGGGCTCGACCCGCGCCTGCCTGCCCCGGTGCCGCCGGTTTTCGACCTCGCCGTGGACGTCGCCGGCGTCTCACCTCGCTACCATgcctgcggcggaggcgggggctcCAAGCTGCGCGTCTCGTACCATGACATCGTACTTGCCTCGGCCCTGGTGCCGAGTTTCTGCATCGACGGCAAGCTGCTGGAGGGCGGCAGCGCGGCCGGCGTGGTCGTCGTCAAGGCCAGAGGTGGGGTTGACGGCGCCAATGCCATGATCCGGGGTGACCTGCGTAATCTGATATGGACCGAGAGGCATGTTCTAGGAAAGGTCAATTTCGATGTAAGTGGGAACTTGGGGAAGGAGTCCGGCTTAGGTGATTTAAGCTTTAGAGTTTCCTCCATTGAAGGTGCGTAA